From the genome of Chania multitudinisentens RB-25, one region includes:
- the bfd gene encoding bacterioferritin-associated ferredoxin, with product MYVCLCNAVTDKAIRKAVRQHNPHTMKQLRDLVPIGSDCGKCIRQARQIMVEERATIILMHEVA from the coding sequence ATGTACGTATGTCTGTGTAATGCCGTGACTGACAAAGCGATCCGTAAAGCGGTTCGTCAGCATAATCCTCATACCATGAAGCAACTGCGTGATTTAGTGCCGATTGGTAGCGATTGTGGGAAGTGCATTCGTCAGGCAAGGCAAATTATGGTGGAGGAACGAGCGACTATTATTCTTATGCATGAAGTTGCCTAA
- the rpsS gene encoding 30S ribosomal protein S19: MPRSLKKGPFIDLHLLKKVEKAVESGDKKPLRTWSRRSTIFPNMIGLTIAVHNGRQHVPVFVSDEMVGHKLGEFAPTRTYRGHAADKKAKKR; encoded by the coding sequence ATGCCACGTTCTCTCAAGAAAGGTCCTTTTATTGACCTGCACTTGCTGAAGAAGGTAGAGAAAGCGGTGGAAAGCGGTGACAAGAAGCCTTTGCGCACTTGGTCCCGTCGTTCAACGATCTTTCCTAACATGATCGGTTTGACCATCGCTGTCCATAATGGTCGTCAGCACGTACCAGTGTTCGTTTCCGATGAAATGGTCGGTCACAAACTGGGTGAATTCGCGCCGACTCGTACTTATCGCGGCCATGCGGCTGATAAAAAAGCTAAAAAGCGCTAA
- the fusA gene encoding elongation factor G encodes MARTTPIARYRNIGISAHIDAGKTTTTERILFYTGVNHKIGETHEGTATMDWMEQEQERGITITSAATTAFWSGMAKQFEPHRINIIDTPGHVDFTIEVERSMRVLDGAVMVYCAVGGVQPQSETVWRQANKYKVPRIAFVNKMDRMGANFLKVVGQLKSRLAANPVPLQLAIGAEEKFTGVVDLVKMKAINWSDADQGVTFEYEDIPADMQELAEEWRQNLVESAAEASEELMDKYLGGEELTEEEIKKALRQRVLNNEIILVTCGSAFKNKGVQAMLDAVVEYLPAPTDVESINGMLDDGKDTPAVRHSDDKEPFSALAFKIATDPFVGNLTFFRVYSGVVNSGDTVLNSVKAQRERLGRIVQMHANKREEIKEVRAGDIAAAIGLKDVTTGDTLCDPANPIILERMEFPDPVISVAVEPKTKADQEKMGLALGRLAKEDPSFRVWTDEESGQTIIAGMGELHLDVLVDRMRREFNVEANVGKPQVAYRETIRDTVKDIEGKHAKQSGGRGQYGHVVIDMMPLPPGGVGYEFVNDIVGGTIPKEFIPAVDKGIQEQLKAGPLAGYPVVDIKVRLHFGSYHDVDSSELAFKLAASLAFKDAFKKAKPVLLEPVMKVEVETPEDYMGDVIGDLNRRRGMIEGMDDTATGKTVRAQVPLSEMFGYATDLRSQTQGRASYSMEFLKYAEAPNNVALAVIEARGK; translated from the coding sequence ATGGCTCGTACAACGCCCATTGCGCGCTACCGTAATATCGGTATCAGTGCTCACATCGACGCCGGTAAGACCACCACTACCGAACGTATTCTGTTCTATACCGGTGTAAACCATAAAATTGGTGAAACGCACGAAGGCACCGCGACCATGGACTGGATGGAGCAGGAGCAGGAACGTGGTATTACTATCACTTCTGCTGCGACTACTGCCTTCTGGTCAGGTATGGCTAAGCAGTTTGAACCACACCGTATTAACATCATCGATACCCCAGGGCACGTTGACTTCACCATCGAAGTAGAACGTTCCATGCGTGTGCTTGATGGTGCGGTGATGGTTTACTGTGCGGTTGGTGGCGTTCAGCCGCAGTCTGAAACCGTATGGCGTCAGGCAAACAAATATAAAGTTCCACGCATCGCGTTCGTTAACAAAATGGACCGTATGGGTGCTAACTTCCTGAAAGTTGTTGGGCAGCTTAAATCTCGTCTGGCGGCGAACCCAGTTCCACTGCAGTTGGCGATCGGCGCAGAAGAGAAATTCACCGGTGTTGTTGACTTGGTGAAAATGAAAGCCATCAACTGGAGTGATGCAGATCAGGGTGTGACCTTCGAATACGAAGATATCCCTGCGGATATGCAGGAATTGGCCGAAGAGTGGCGCCAGAACCTGGTTGAATCTGCTGCGGAAGCGTCAGAAGAACTGATGGACAAATACCTGGGCGGCGAAGAGCTGACCGAGGAAGAAATCAAAAAAGCGCTGCGTCAGCGTGTGCTGAACAACGAAATTATCCTGGTTACCTGTGGTTCTGCTTTTAAAAACAAAGGCGTACAGGCAATGCTGGATGCGGTGGTTGAATACTTGCCTGCGCCTACTGACGTTGAATCGATCAACGGCATGTTAGACGACGGTAAAGACACCCCTGCGGTTCGTCATTCAGACGACAAAGAGCCGTTCTCGGCTCTGGCGTTTAAAATCGCGACCGACCCATTTGTGGGTAACCTGACGTTCTTCCGTGTTTACTCCGGTGTGGTTAACTCTGGTGATACCGTACTGAACTCAGTAAAAGCGCAGCGCGAGCGTCTGGGGCGTATTGTTCAGATGCACGCCAACAAGCGTGAAGAAATTAAAGAAGTTCGTGCTGGCGACATCGCTGCGGCTATCGGTCTGAAAGATGTGACGACTGGTGATACGCTGTGCGATCCTGCCAACCCGATCATTCTTGAGCGTATGGAATTCCCAGATCCGGTAATTTCGGTTGCCGTTGAACCAAAAACCAAAGCTGACCAGGAAAAAATGGGTCTGGCTCTGGGCCGTCTGGCGAAGGAAGACCCATCATTCCGTGTATGGACTGACGAGGAATCAGGTCAGACTATCATCGCGGGTATGGGTGAGCTGCACCTGGATGTCTTGGTTGACCGTATGCGCCGCGAATTTAACGTGGAAGCGAACGTCGGTAAACCACAGGTTGCTTATCGTGAAACGATTCGTGACACGGTCAAAGACATTGAAGGTAAGCATGCCAAGCAGTCTGGTGGTCGCGGTCAGTACGGTCACGTTGTGATCGATATGATGCCTCTGCCTCCAGGTGGTGTAGGTTATGAATTTGTCAACGATATCGTGGGTGGTACTATTCCTAAGGAATTCATCCCGGCCGTTGATAAAGGTATTCAGGAGCAGCTGAAAGCTGGTCCTCTGGCAGGTTATCCAGTTGTTGACATCAAAGTGCGTCTGCACTTCGGTTCTTACCACGATGTTGACTCCTCTGAACTGGCGTTTAAATTGGCCGCTTCTCTCGCATTTAAAGATGCGTTCAAGAAAGCCAAACCAGTTCTGCTTGAGCCTGTAATGAAGGTTGAGGTCGAAACCCCTGAAGATTACATGGGTGACGTCATTGGTGACCTGAACCGTCGTCGCGGTATGATCGAAGGCATGGATGATACTGCCACCGGTAAAACCGTTCGCGCTCAGGTTCCGTTGTCTGAAATGTTTGGTTATGCTACTGACCTGCGTTCTCAGACCCAGGGCCGTGCTTCATACTCTATGGAGTTCCTGAAGTATGCTGAAGCGCCGAACAACGTCGCTCTGGCCGTTATCGAAGCCCGTGGTAAATAA
- the rplB gene encoding 50S ribosomal protein L2, translating into MAIVKCKPTSPGRRHVVKVVNPELHKGKPYAPLLEKLSKSGGRNNNGRITTRHIGGGHKQHYRLVDFKRNKDGIPAVVERLEYDPNRSANIALVLYKDGERRYILAPKGLKAGDQIQSGVDAAIKAGNTLPMRNIPVGSTVHNVEMKPGKGGQLARSAGAYVQIVARDGSYVTLRLRSGEMRKVPVDCRATLGEVGNAEHMLRVLGKAGAARWRGVRPTVRGTAMNPVDHPHGGGEGRNFGKHPVTPWGVQTKGKKTRSNKRTDKFIVRRRSKK; encoded by the coding sequence ATGGCAATTGTTAAATGTAAACCTACATCTCCGGGTCGTCGCCATGTTGTTAAAGTGGTTAACCCTGAGCTGCACAAGGGTAAACCTTACGCCCCATTGCTTGAAAAACTGAGCAAAAGTGGTGGCCGTAACAACAATGGTCGTATCACCACTCGTCATATCGGTGGTGGCCATAAGCAACATTATCGTCTGGTTGATTTCAAACGCAACAAAGATGGTATCCCTGCTGTGGTTGAGCGTCTGGAGTACGATCCGAACCGTTCCGCGAACATCGCGCTGGTTCTGTACAAAGACGGCGAACGCCGTTATATCCTGGCGCCGAAAGGCCTGAAAGCTGGTGACCAGATCCAATCTGGCGTCGATGCTGCTATCAAAGCAGGTAATACCCTGCCGATGCGCAACATCCCAGTAGGTTCAACGGTTCATAACGTAGAAATGAAACCAGGTAAAGGCGGCCAACTGGCTCGTTCTGCTGGTGCTTACGTCCAGATCGTTGCACGTGATGGTTCCTACGTAACTCTGCGTCTGCGCTCCGGCGAAATGCGTAAAGTTCCAGTTGATTGCCGCGCCACCTTGGGTGAAGTCGGTAACGCTGAACATATGCTTCGCGTTTTGGGCAAAGCAGGTGCTGCACGTTGGCGTGGTGTTCGTCCTACCGTTCGCGGTACGGCGATGAACCCAGTCGATCACCCGCACGGTGGTGGTGAAGGTCGTAACTTTGGTAAGCACCCGGTCACTCCGTGGGGCGTTCAGACCAAAGGTAAGAAGACCCGTAGCAACAAGCGTACTGACAAGTTCATCGTACGTCGCCGTAGTAAAAAATAA
- the rpsQ gene encoding 30S ribosomal protein S17, with the protein MTDIIRTLQGRVVSDKMEKSMVVAIERTVKHPIYGKFIKRTTKLHVHDENNECGIGDVVEIRECRPLSKTKSWTLVRVVEKAIL; encoded by the coding sequence ATGACTGATATTATCCGTACTCTGCAAGGTCGTGTTGTTAGTGACAAAATGGAGAAATCCATGGTTGTTGCTATCGAGCGTACGGTGAAGCACCCAATCTACGGGAAATTCATCAAACGTACGACTAAGCTGCACGTACATGACGAGAACAACGAATGTGGTATCGGCGACGTGGTGGAAATCCGCGAATGCCGCCCACTGTCTAAGACTAAGTCTTGGACGTTGGTTCGCGTTGTAGAGAAAGCGATTCTGTAA
- the rplE gene encoding 50S ribosomal protein L5, whose translation MAKLHDYYKDEVVKQLMSQFDYNSVMQVPRVEKITLNMGVGEAIADKKLLDNAAADLAAISGQKPLITKARKSVAGFKIRQGYPIGCKVTLRGERMWEFFERLISIAVPRIRDFRGLSAKSFDGRGNYSMGVREQIIFPEIDYDKVDRVRGLDITITTTAKSDDEGRALLAAFNFPFRK comes from the coding sequence ATGGCGAAACTGCATGATTACTACAAAGACGAGGTAGTCAAACAGCTGATGTCTCAGTTTGATTACAACTCTGTCATGCAAGTCCCTCGGGTCGAGAAGATCACCCTGAATATGGGTGTTGGTGAAGCAATCGCTGACAAGAAACTGCTGGATAATGCAGCAGCAGACTTGGCAGCAATCTCCGGTCAAAAACCGTTGATCACCAAAGCACGCAAATCTGTTGCAGGCTTCAAAATCCGCCAGGGCTATCCGATCGGCTGTAAAGTAACTCTGCGTGGCGAACGCATGTGGGAGTTCTTTGAGCGTCTGATTTCCATTGCTGTTCCACGTATCCGTGACTTCCGTGGCCTGTCCGCCAAGTCATTCGATGGCCGTGGTAACTACAGCATGGGTGTGCGTGAGCAAATCATCTTCCCAGAAATCGACTATGACAAAGTTGATCGCGTTCGTGGTTTGGATATTACCATTACCACCACTGCGAAATCTGACGATGAAGGCCGCGCGCTGTTGGCTGCTTTTAACTTCCCGTTCCGCAAGTAA
- the rpsJ gene encoding 30S ribosomal protein S10 — protein MQNQRIRIRLKAFDHRLIDQSTAEIVETAKRTGAQVRGPIPLPTRKERFTVLISPHVNKDARDQYEIRTHKRLVDIVEPTEKTVDALMRLDLAAGVDVQISLG, from the coding sequence ATGCAGAACCAAAGAATCCGTATCCGCCTGAAAGCGTTTGATCATCGTCTGATCGATCAATCAACTGCGGAAATCGTCGAGACTGCCAAGCGCACTGGTGCGCAAGTTCGTGGTCCGATCCCGCTGCCAACTCGCAAAGAGCGCTTTACCGTTCTGATCTCTCCGCACGTCAACAAAGATGCGCGTGATCAGTACGAGATCCGCACTCACAAGCGTCTGGTTGACATCGTTGAGCCAACCGAGAAAACCGTTGATGCTCTGATGCGTCTGGATCTGGCTGCCGGTGTAGACGTGCAGATCAGCCTGGGTTAA
- the bfr gene encoding bacterioferritin gives MKGDKKLIAHLNKLLGNELVAINQYFLHARMFKNWGLMRLNDKEYRESIDEMKHADRYIERILFLEGIPNLQDLGKLNIGEDIEEMLRSDLALELEGAKNLREGIAYADSIHDYVSRDLMKDVLADEEGHIDWLETELSLIERLGIQNYAQAQLLERKD, from the coding sequence ATGAAAGGCGATAAAAAACTCATTGCTCACCTCAACAAACTGCTCGGCAACGAGCTGGTTGCTATTAATCAATACTTCCTGCATGCGCGAATGTTCAAAAACTGGGGCTTAATGCGCCTTAATGACAAGGAATATCGCGAGTCGATCGACGAGATGAAGCATGCCGATCGTTATATCGAGCGTATTTTGTTCCTTGAGGGAATACCGAACCTGCAAGATCTCGGCAAGCTAAATATTGGTGAAGATATCGAAGAGATGTTGAGGTCCGATTTGGCTCTGGAATTGGAAGGGGCTAAGAATCTGCGGGAAGGTATCGCGTATGCAGATTCTATTCATGATTATGTCAGCCGTGATTTGATGAAGGATGTCCTGGCTGATGAAGAAGGGCACATTGATTGGCTGGAAACTGAATTAAGTCTGATTGAACGGCTTGGTATTCAAAACTATGCCCAAGCTCAGTTGCTGGAACGTAAAGACTGA
- the rplW gene encoding 50S ribosomal protein L23, protein MIREERLLKVLRAPHVSEKASTAMEKSNTIVLKVAKDATKAEIKAAVQKLFEVEVEDVNTLVVKGKVKRHGQRVGRRSDWKKAYVTLKEGQNLDFIGGAE, encoded by the coding sequence ATGATCCGTGAAGAACGTTTGCTGAAAGTGCTGCGTGCACCGCACGTATCTGAAAAAGCATCTACTGCGATGGAAAAAAGCAACACCATCGTTCTTAAAGTTGCCAAAGACGCGACCAAAGCAGAAATCAAAGCCGCAGTGCAGAAACTGTTTGAAGTCGAAGTCGAAGACGTGAACACCCTGGTAGTAAAAGGGAAAGTGAAGCGTCACGGTCAGCGTGTTGGTCGTCGTAGCGACTGGAAAAAAGCTTACGTCACCCTGAAAGAAGGCCAGAATCTGGACTTCATCGGCGGCGCAGAGTAA
- the rpsC gene encoding 30S ribosomal protein S3 yields MGQKVHPNGIRLGIVKPWNSTWYANTKEFADNLDSDFKVRQFLTKELAKASVSRIVIERPAKSIRVTIHTARPGIVIGKKGEDVEKLRKVVADIAGVPAQINIAEVRKPELDAKLVADSITSQLERRVMFRRAMKRAVQNAMRLGAKGIKVEVSGRLGGAEIARTEWYREGRVPLHTLRADIDYNTSEAHTTYGVIGVKVWIFKGEILGGMAAVEQPEPAAQPKKQQRKGRK; encoded by the coding sequence ATGGGTCAGAAAGTACATCCTAATGGTATTCGCCTGGGTATTGTCAAACCTTGGAACTCTACTTGGTACGCGAATACCAAAGAATTCGCTGACAACCTGGACAGCGACTTTAAAGTTCGCCAATTCTTGACTAAAGAACTGGCGAAAGCTTCCGTTTCTCGCATCGTTATCGAGCGCCCAGCGAAGAGCATCCGTGTGACTATTCACACTGCTCGTCCAGGCATCGTTATCGGCAAGAAAGGTGAAGATGTCGAAAAATTGCGTAAGGTCGTAGCGGATATCGCTGGCGTTCCTGCGCAGATTAACATCGCTGAAGTCCGTAAACCGGAACTTGACGCTAAATTGGTTGCTGACAGCATCACTTCACAGTTGGAACGTCGTGTTATGTTCCGCCGTGCTATGAAGCGTGCTGTACAGAACGCAATGCGTCTTGGCGCTAAAGGTATCAAAGTTGAAGTAAGTGGCCGTCTTGGCGGTGCTGAAATCGCGCGTACCGAATGGTATCGCGAAGGTCGTGTTCCGTTGCACACACTGCGTGCGGATATCGATTACAACACATCTGAAGCGCACACCACTTATGGTGTAATTGGCGTTAAGGTATGGATCTTCAAAGGTGAGATCCTGGGTGGTATGGCTGCAGTTGAACAACCGGAACCGGCTGCTCAACCTAAAAAGCAGCAGCGTAAAGGCCGCAAGTAA
- the rplD gene encoding 50S ribosomal protein L4 — protein sequence MELVLKDAQSALTVSETTFGRDFNEALVHQVVVAYAAGARQGTRAQKTRAEVTGSGKKPWRQKGTGRARSGSVKSPIWRSGGVTFAAKPQDHSQKVNKKMYRGALKSILSELVRQDRLIVVEKFSVEAPKTKLLAQKLKDMALEDVLIVTGELDENLFLAARNLYKVDVRDVAGIDPVSLIAFDKVVMTADAVKQVEEMLA from the coding sequence ATGGAATTAGTATTGAAAGACGCGCAAAGCGCGCTGACTGTTTCCGAAACTACCTTCGGTCGTGATTTCAACGAAGCGCTGGTACACCAGGTTGTTGTTGCGTATGCAGCAGGTGCCCGTCAAGGTACTCGTGCTCAGAAGACCCGTGCTGAAGTAACTGGTTCCGGTAAGAAACCGTGGCGTCAGAAAGGTACTGGCCGTGCGCGTTCAGGTTCTGTAAAGAGCCCGATCTGGCGTTCCGGTGGTGTGACCTTCGCTGCCAAGCCACAGGACCACAGTCAGAAAGTAAACAAAAAGATGTACCGCGGCGCGCTGAAAAGCATTCTGTCCGAACTGGTACGTCAGGACCGTCTGATCGTTGTCGAAAAGTTCTCTGTAGAAGCGCCTAAAACTAAGCTGCTGGCACAGAAACTGAAAGATATGGCTCTGGAAGATGTGCTGATCGTGACCGGTGAACTGGATGAGAATCTGTTCCTGGCTGCGCGTAACCTGTACAAGGTTGACGTGCGCGATGTAGCAGGTATCGACCCAGTTAGCCTGATCGCCTTCGACAAAGTGGTTATGACTGCTGATGCTGTGAAGCAAGTTGAGGAGATGCTGGCATGA
- the rplP gene encoding 50S ribosomal protein L16: MLQPKRTKFRKMHKGRNRGLAQGTDVSFGTFGLKAVGRGRLTARQIEAARRAMTRAVKRQGKIWIRVFPDKPITEKPLEVRMGKGKGNVEYWVALIQPGKVLYEMDGVPEEIAREAFKLAAAKLPIKTTFVTKTVM, encoded by the coding sequence ATGTTACAACCAAAGCGTACAAAATTCCGTAAGATGCACAAAGGCCGCAACCGTGGTCTGGCGCAGGGTACGGATGTTAGCTTCGGCACTTTCGGTCTGAAAGCTGTTGGCCGTGGCCGTCTGACTGCTCGTCAAATCGAAGCAGCTCGTCGTGCAATGACTCGTGCAGTTAAGCGTCAAGGTAAGATCTGGATCCGTGTATTCCCGGACAAACCGATCACCGAGAAGCCGCTTGAAGTGCGTATGGGTAAAGGTAAGGGGAACGTGGAGTATTGGGTTGCCCTGATCCAACCTGGTAAAGTCCTGTACGAAATGGACGGTGTACCGGAAGAGATTGCCCGTGAAGCATTCAAGCTGGCAGCAGCGAAACTGCCGATCAAAACCACCTTTGTAACTAAGACGGTGATGTAA
- the rplN gene encoding 50S ribosomal protein L14: MIQEQTMLNVADNSGARRVMCIKVLGGSHRRYAGVGDIIKITIKEAIPRGKVKKGDVLKAVVVRTKKGVRRPDGSVIRFDGNACVILNNNSEQPIGTRIFGPVTRELRNEKFMKIISLAPEVL; this comes from the coding sequence ATGATCCAAGAACAGACTATGCTGAACGTGGCCGACAACTCCGGTGCGCGTCGCGTAATGTGTATCAAGGTTCTAGGTGGCTCGCACCGTCGCTACGCAGGCGTCGGCGACATCATCAAAATTACTATCAAGGAAGCAATTCCTCGCGGTAAGGTGAAGAAAGGCGATGTGCTGAAGGCGGTAGTGGTGCGCACCAAGAAGGGTGTACGTCGCCCGGACGGTTCTGTCATTCGCTTCGATGGTAATGCATGCGTTATTTTAAATAATAACAGCGAGCAACCTATCGGTACGCGTATTTTTGGGCCGGTAACTCGTGAACTGCGTAATGAGAAGTTCATGAAAATTATCTCTCTGGCACCAGAAGTACTCTAA
- the rplV gene encoding 50S ribosomal protein L22, translating into METIAKHRHARSSAQKVRLVADLIRGKKVSQALETLTYTNKKAAGLVKKVLESAIANAEHNDGADIDDLKVAKIFVDEGPSMKRIMPRAKGRADRILKRTSHITVVVSDR; encoded by the coding sequence ATGGAAACTATCGCTAAACATCGCCACGCTCGTTCTTCTGCTCAGAAGGTTCGCCTTGTTGCTGACCTGATCCGCGGTAAGAAAGTGTCGCAAGCTCTGGAAACTCTGACCTACACCAACAAGAAAGCTGCTGGTCTGGTTAAGAAAGTGCTGGAGTCTGCCATTGCTAACGCAGAACACAACGATGGCGCTGACATCGATGATCTGAAAGTCGCGAAAATCTTCGTCGACGAAGGCCCAAGCATGAAGCGCATTATGCCGCGTGCGAAAGGTCGTGCAGATCGCATCCTGAAGCGCACCAGCCACATTACTGTGGTTGTGTCCGATCGCTGA
- the rpmC gene encoding 50S ribosomal protein L29, protein MKAQELRQKSVEELNTELLNLLREQFNLRMQAASGQLQQTHLLKQVRRNVARVKTLLTEKAGA, encoded by the coding sequence ATGAAAGCACAAGAGCTGCGTCAAAAAAGTGTTGAAGAGCTGAACACTGAGCTGCTCAACCTGCTGCGTGAGCAATTTAACTTACGCATGCAGGCGGCGAGTGGCCAACTGCAACAAACTCACCTGTTGAAACAAGTGCGCCGTAATGTCGCACGCGTTAAGACTTTACTGACTGAAAAGGCGGGTGCGTAA
- the rplC gene encoding 50S ribosomal protein L3, producing MIGLVGKKVGMTRIFTEDGVSIPVTVIEIEANRVTQVKSLDNDGYRAIQVTTGSKKANRVTKPEAGHFAKAGVEAGRGLWEFRLEEGQEFTAGQEISVEIFADVKKVDVTGTSKGKGFAGTVKRWNFRTQDATHGNSLSHRVPGSIGQNQTPGKVFKGKKMAGHLGDERVTVQSLDVVRVDAERNLLLVKGAVPGATGGNLIVKPAVKA from the coding sequence ATGATTGGTTTAGTCGGTAAAAAAGTGGGTATGACGCGTATCTTCACTGAAGATGGCGTTTCTATCCCAGTAACCGTAATTGAAATTGAAGCGAACCGCGTGACTCAGGTTAAAAGCCTGGATAATGACGGATACCGTGCCATTCAGGTCACTACCGGTAGCAAAAAAGCTAACCGTGTGACCAAACCGGAAGCGGGTCATTTCGCTAAAGCTGGCGTCGAAGCTGGCCGTGGTCTGTGGGAATTCCGCCTTGAAGAAGGCCAAGAGTTCACTGCTGGTCAGGAAATTAGCGTTGAAATTTTCGCTGATGTTAAAAAAGTCGATGTTACCGGTACTTCTAAAGGTAAAGGTTTTGCAGGTACTGTAAAACGTTGGAACTTCCGTACCCAAGATGCTACCCACGGTAACTCCTTGTCTCACCGCGTTCCGGGTTCTATCGGTCAGAACCAGACTCCGGGCAAAGTGTTTAAAGGCAAGAAAATGGCTGGCCACCTGGGTGACGAGCGTGTAACCGTTCAAAGCCTGGACGTAGTACGTGTTGACGCTGAGCGCAACCTGCTGCTGGTTAAGGGTGCTGTACCGGGCGCAACTGGTGGCAACCTGATCGTTAAACCAGCTGTGAAGGCGTAA
- the tuf gene encoding elongation factor Tu, translating into MSKEKFERSKPHVNVGTIGHVDHGKTTLTAAITTVLAKTYGGSARAFDQIDNAPEEKARGITINTSHVEYDTPSRHYAHVDCPGHADYVKNMITGAAQMDGAILVVAATDGPMPQTREHILLGRQVGVPFIIVFMNKCDMVDDEELLELVEMEVRELLSAYDFPGDDLPVVRGSALQALNGVPEWEEKIIELAGHLDSYIPEPQRAIDMPFLLPIEDVFSISGRGTVVTGRVERGIIKVGEEVEIVGIKDTVKSTCTGVEMFRKLLDEGRAGENVGVLLRGIKREDIERGQVLAKPGSIKPHTKFDSEVYILSKEEGGRHTPFFKGYRPQFYFRTTDVTGTIELPEGVEMVMPGDNVNMVVTLIHPIAMDDGLRFAIREGGRTVGAGVVAKVIA; encoded by the coding sequence GTGTCTAAAGAAAAATTTGAACGTTCCAAACCGCACGTTAACGTTGGTACTATCGGCCACGTTGACCACGGTAAAACTACCCTGACTGCTGCAATCACTACCGTTCTGGCTAAAACCTACGGCGGTAGCGCTCGTGCTTTCGACCAGATCGATAACGCGCCAGAAGAAAAAGCACGTGGTATCACCATCAACACTTCTCACGTTGAATATGACACCCCAAGCCGCCACTACGCGCACGTTGACTGCCCAGGGCACGCCGACTACGTGAAAAACATGATCACCGGTGCTGCTCAGATGGATGGCGCTATTCTGGTGGTTGCTGCTACTGATGGCCCAATGCCACAGACGCGTGAGCACATCCTGCTGGGCCGCCAGGTAGGCGTTCCTTTCATCATCGTATTCATGAACAAATGTGACATGGTTGATGATGAAGAGCTGCTGGAACTGGTTGAAATGGAAGTGCGTGAACTTCTGTCTGCCTATGATTTCCCTGGTGATGATCTGCCAGTGGTTCGTGGTTCAGCACTGCAAGCGTTGAACGGCGTACCAGAGTGGGAAGAGAAAATCATTGAGCTGGCTGGTCATCTGGACTCTTATATCCCAGAACCACAGCGTGCGATTGATATGCCGTTCCTGCTGCCAATCGAAGACGTTTTCTCCATTTCTGGTCGTGGTACCGTGGTGACCGGTCGTGTAGAGCGCGGCATCATCAAGGTAGGCGAAGAAGTTGAAATCGTCGGTATCAAAGACACCGTGAAATCGACCTGTACCGGCGTAGAAATGTTCCGCAAACTGCTGGACGAAGGCCGTGCGGGTGAGAACGTGGGTGTTCTGCTGCGTGGTATCAAGCGTGAAGATATCGAACGTGGTCAGGTTCTGGCTAAACCAGGTTCTATCAAGCCACACACCAAATTTGACTCAGAAGTGTATATCCTGAGCAAAGAAGAAGGTGGCCGTCATACGCCATTCTTCAAAGGCTACCGTCCACAGTTCTACTTCCGTACCACTGACGTGACCGGGACTATCGAACTGCCAGAAGGCGTAGAGATGGTAATGCCGGGTGATAACGTGAATATGGTTGTTACCCTGATCCACCCAATCGCGATGGATGACGGTCTGCGTTTCGCTATCCGTGAAGGCGGCCGTACCGTTGGTGCGGGCGTTGTTGCTAAAGTTATCGCTTAA
- the rplX gene encoding 50S ribosomal protein L24 — MAAKIRRDDEVIVLTGKDKGKRGKVKNVLSTGKVIVEGINLVKKHQKPVPALNQPGGIVEKEAAIQVSNIALFNAATGKADRVGFRFEDGKKVRFFKSNSETIK, encoded by the coding sequence ATGGCAGCGAAAATCCGTCGTGATGACGAAGTTATCGTGCTTACCGGGAAAGATAAAGGTAAACGCGGTAAAGTAAAAAATGTCCTATCTACTGGTAAGGTCATTGTTGAAGGTATCAACCTGGTTAAGAAACATCAGAAGCCGGTTCCGGCTCTGAACCAACCAGGTGGCATTGTTGAAAAAGAAGCTGCTATTCAGGTTTCTAACATTGCACTGTTCAACGCGGCTACTGGTAAGGCTGACCGTGTAGGCTTTAGATTCGAAGATGGCAAAAAAGTCCGTTTCTTCAAATCTAACAGCGAAACTATCAAGTAA